Proteins from a single region of Rhipicephalus sanguineus isolate Rsan-2018 chromosome 5, BIME_Rsan_1.4, whole genome shotgun sequence:
- the LOC119394969 gene encoding E3 ubiquitin-protein ligase RNF113A-like, whose protein sequence is MASSESTKTSEESDKPVCTFIKRPGFKRGNQRKRRGSSEEASSEDETKVVKKEKKSDLLNPMIQGEMEGPKDMGATAVLEIDTEKSKDAQSIFERAQQINKELKGKEDDKVYRGMNNYAQYITKKDTAQGNASSGMVRKGPIRAPEHIRSTVRWDYQPDICKDYKETGFCGFGDSCKFMHDRSDYKHGWQLELEMERNQYREEDTSRYEISSDEEDLPFKCLLCRKSFVDPVVTKCKHYFCEKCALKHYKKTTRCYVCNIQTNGVFNPAKEIIQRLKKAKEEGVQESEDEEEQQKDEPPPADDNDDDSDD, encoded by the exons ATGGCGTCATCCGAGAGCACCAAAACTTCCGAGGAATCGGATAAGCCGGTATGCACATTTATTAAGAGGCCTGGTTTCAAAAGAGGTAACCAGAGAAAGAGGAGAGGAAGCAGCGAAGAAG CCAGCAGTGAAGATGAAACGAAAgttgtgaagaaggaaaagaagtcAGATCTCCTGAACCCAATGATACAAGGT GAAATGGAAGGCCCTAAGGACATGGGAGCCACTGCTGTCCTTGAAATTGACACAGAAAAGAGCAAGGACGCCCAAAGCATATTTGAACGAGCACAGCAGATTAACAAG GAACTGAAAGGGAAGGAAGATGACAAGGTTTACAGGGGAATGAACAATTACGCGCAGTACATAACGAAAAAGGACACGGCACAAGGAAATGCATCGAGTGGAATGGTGAG GAAAGGCCCTATAAGAGCTCCTGAGCACATTCGCTCTACAGTCCGGTGGGACTACCAGCCCGACATATGCAAGGACTACAAGGAAACTGGGTTCTGTGGATTTGGAG ACAGCTGTAAGTTTATGCACGACCGATCCGACTACAAGCACGGCTGGCAGTTGGAACTTGAGATGGAGAGAAATCAATATCGTGAAGAAGACACCAGTCGTTATGAAATCAGTTCCGATGAGGAAGACCTGCCTTTCAAGTGCCTTCTCTGCAGGAAGTCATTTGTAGACCCTGTTGTCACAAA GTGTAAGCACTACTTTTGCGAAAAGTGTGCCTTGAAACACTACAAGAAAACAACGAGGTGTTACGTCTGCAACATACAGACCAATGGTGTTTTCAATCCTGCAAAAG AAATAATACAGCGGTTGAAGAAAGCCAAGGAGGAAGGTGTACAGGAAAGCGAGGACGAAGAGGAACAACAGAAGGATGAACCACCACCTGCAGATGACAATGACGACGATAGTGACGATTGA